From a single Saimiri boliviensis isolate mSaiBol1 chromosome 7, mSaiBol1.pri, whole genome shotgun sequence genomic region:
- the ERBB3 gene encoding receptor tyrosine-protein kinase erbB-3 encodes MRANGALQVLGLLFSLARGSEVGNSQAVCPGTLNGLSVTGDAENQYQTLYKLYEKCEVVMGNLEIVLTGRNADLSFLQWIREVTGYVLVAMNEFSILPLSNLRVVRGTQVYDGKFAIFVMLNYNTNSSHALRQLRLTQLTEILSGGVYIEKNDKLCHLDTIDWRDIVRDRDAEIVVKDNGRSCPPCHEVCKGRCWGPGPEDCQTLTKTICAPQCNGHCFGPNPNQCCHDECAGGCSGPQDTDCFACRHFNDSGACVPRCPQPLVYNKLTFQLEPNPHTKYQYGGVCVASCPHNFVVDQTSCVRACPPDKMEVDKNGLKICEPCGGLCPKACEGTGSGSRFQTVDSSNIDGFVNCTKILGNLDFLITGLNGDPWHKIPALDPEKLNVFQTVQEITGYLNIQSWPPHMHNFSVFSNLTTIGGRSLYNRGFSLLIMKNLNVTSLGFRSLKEISAGRIYISANRQLCYHHSLNWTKLLRGPSEERLDIKHNRPRRECVAEGKVCDPLCSSGGCWGPGPGQCLSCRNYSREGVCVTNCNFLNGEPREFAHESRCFSCHPECQLMEGTVTCNGSGSDTCVQCAHFRDGPHCVSSCPHGVLGAKGPIYKYPDVQNECRPCHENCTQGCKGPELQDCLGQTPVLIGKTHLTMALTVIAGLVMIFVFLGGTFLYWRGRRIQNKRAMRRYLERGESIEPLDPSEKANKVLARIFKETELRKLKVLGSGVFGTVHKGVWIPEGESIKIPVCIKVIEDKSGRQSFQAVTDHMLAIGSLDHAHIVRLLGLCPGSSLQLVTQYLPLGSLLDHVRQHREALGPQLLLNWGVQIAKGMYYLEEHGMVHRNLAARNVLLKSPSQVQVADFGVADLLPPDDKQLLYSEAKTPIKWMALESIHFGKYTHQSDVWSYGVTVWELMSFGAEPYAGLRLAEVPDLLEKGERLAQPQICTIDVYMVMVKCWMIDENIRPTFKELANEFTRMARDPPRYLVIKRGSGPGIDPGAEHHGLTNKELEEVELEPELDLDPDLEAEEDNLTTTTLGSVLSLPVGTLTRQRGSQSLLSPSSGYMPMNQGNLGEACQESAVSQGSEWCPRPVSLHPIPRGRLVSESSEGHVTGSEVELQEKVSTCRSRSRSRSPRPRGDSAYHSQRHSLLTPVTPLSPPGLEEEDVNGYVMPDTHLKGTPSSREGTLSSVGLSSVLGTEEDDEDEEYEYMNRRRRHSPPHPPRPSSLEELGYEYMDVGSDLSASLGSTQSCPLHPVPIMPTAGTTPDEDYEYMNRQRGGGGPGGDYAAMGACPASEQGYEEMRAFQGPGHQAPHIHYARLKTLRSLEATDSAFDNPDYWHSRLFPKANAQRT; translated from the exons ATGAGGGCGAACGGCGCTCTGCAGGTGCTGGGCTTGCTTTTCAGCCTGGCCCGGGGCTCAGAGGTGGGCAACTCTCAGGCAG TGTGTCCTGGGACTCTGAATGGGCTGAGTGTGACCGGCGATGCTGAGAACCAATACCAGACACTGTACAAGCTCTACGAGAAGTGTGAGGTGGTGATGGGGAACCTCGAGATTGTGCTCACGGGACGCAATGCCGACCTCTCCTTCCTGCAG TGGATTCGAGAAGTGACAGGCTATGTCCTCGTGGCCATGAATGAATTCTCTATACTACCATTGTCCAACCTCCGCGTGGTGCGGGGGACCCAGGTCTACGATGGGAAGTTTGCCATCTTCGTCATGTTGAACTACAACACCAATTCCAGCCATGCTCTGCGCCAGCTCCGCTTGACTCAGCTCACCG AGATTCTGTCAGGGGGTGTTTATATTGAGAAGAACGATAAGCTTTGTCACTTGGACACAATTGACTGGAGGGACATCGTGAGGGACCGAGATGCTGAGATAGTAGTGAAGGACAATGGCAGAAGCT GTCCCCCCTGTCATGAGGTTTGCAAGGGGAGATGCTGGGGTCCTGGACCTGAAGACTGCCAGACAT TGACCAAGACCATCTGTGCCCCTCAGTGTAATGGTCACTGCTTTGGGCCCAACCCCAACCAGTGCTGCCATGATGAGTGTGCCGGGGGCTGCTCAGGCCCTCAGGACACAGACTGCTTT GCCTGTCGGCACTTCAATGACAGTGGAGCCTGTGTACCTCGATGTCCACAGCCTCTTGTCTACAACAAGCTAACTTTCCAGCTGGAACCCAATCCCCACACCAAGTATCAGTATGGAGGAGTTTGTGTAGCCAGCTGTCCCC ATAACTTTGTGGTGGATCAAACATCCTGTGTCAGGGCCTGTCCTCCTGACAAGATGGAAGTAGATAAAAACGGGCTGAAAATATGTGAGCCTTGTGGGGGACTATGTCCCAAAG CCTGTGAGGGGACAGGCTCTGGGAGCCGCTTCCAGACTGTGGACTCGAGCAACATCGATGGATTTGTGAACTGCACCAAGATCTTGGGCAACCTGGACTTCCTGATCACCGGCCTCAATGG AGACCCCTGGCACAAGATACCTGCCCTGGACCCGGAGAAGCTCAATGTCTTCCAGACAGTACAGGAGATCACAG GTTACCTGAACATCCAGTCCTGGCCTCCCCACATGCACAACTTCAGTGTTTTTTCCAACTTGACAACCATTGGAGGCAGAAGCCTCTACAA CCGGGGCTTCTCGTTGCTGATTATGAAGAACTTGAATGTTACATCTCTGGGCTTCCGATCCCTGAAGGAAATCAGTGCTGGGCGTATCTATATAAGTGCCAATCGGCAGCTCTGTTACCACCATTCTTTGAACTGGACCAAGCTGCTTCGGGGGCCCTCGGAAGAGCGACTAGACATCAAGCATAATCGGCCCCGCAGAGAATGCG TGGCAGAGGGCAAAGTGTGTGACCCACTGTGCTCCTCTGGGGGATGCTGGGGCCCGGGCCCTGGTCAGTGCTTGTCCTGTCGAAACTACAGCCGAGAAGGTGTCTGTGTAACCAACTGCAACTTTCTGAATGG GGAGCCTCGAGAGTTTGCCCATGAGTCCAGATGCTTCTCTTGCCACCCGGAATGCCAGCTCATGGAGGGAACTGTCACATGCAATGGCTCG GGCTCCGATACTTGTGTTCAATGTGCCCATTTTCGAGATGGGCCCCACTGTGTGAGCAGCTGCCCCCATGGAGTCCTAGGTGCCAAGGGGCCCATCTACAAGTACCCAGATGTTCAGAATGAATGTCGGCCCTGCCATGAGAACTGCACCCAGGG GTGTAAAGGACCAGAGCTTCAAGACTGTCTAGGACAAACACCGGTGTTGATCGG CAAAACCCACCTGACAATGGCTCTGACAGTGATAGCAGGATTGGTAATGATTTTTGTGTTCCTGGGTGGCACTTTTCTCTACTGGCGTGGGCGCCGGATTCAGAATAAAAGGGCTATGAGGCGATACTTGGAACGGGGTGAG AGCATAGAGCCTCTGGATCCCAGTGAGAAGGCTAACAAAGTCTTGGCCAGAATCTTCAAAGAGACAGAGTTGAGGAAGCTTAAAGTGCTTGGCTCGGGTGTCTTTGGAACTGTGCACAAA GGAGTGTGGATCCCTGAGGGTGAGTCAATCAAGATTCCAGTCTGCATTAAAGTCATTGAGGACAAGAGTGGACGGCAGAGTTTTCAAGCTGTGACAGAT CATATGCTGGCCATTGGCAGCCTGGACCATGCCCACATCGTACGGCTGCTGGGACTATGCCCAGGGTCATCTCTGCAGCTTGTCACTCAATACTTGCCTCTGGGTTCTCTGCTGGATCATGTGAGACAACACCGGGAAGCACTGGGGCCACAGCTGCTGCTCAACTGGGGAGTACAAATTGCCAAG GGTATGTACTACCTTGAGGAACATGGTATGGTGCATAGAAACCTCGCTGCCCGAAACGTGCTACTCAAGTCGCCCAGTCAGGTTCAGGTGGCAGATTTTGGTGTGGCTGACCTGCTGCCTCCTGATGATAAGCAGCTGCTATACAGTGAGGCCAAG ACTCCAATTAAGTGGATGGCCCTTGAAAGTATCCACTTTGGAAAATACACACACCAGAGTGACGTCTGGAGCTATG GTGTGACAGTTTGGGAGTTGATGAGCTTCGGGGCAGAGCCCTATGCCGGGCTGCGATTGGCTGAAGTACCAGACCTGCTAGAGAAGGGGGAGCGGTTGGCACAGCCCCAGATCTGCACAATCGATGTCTACATGGTGATGGTCAAGT GTTGGATGATTGATGAGAACATTCGCCCAACCTTTAAAGAATTAGCCAATGAGTTCACCAGGATGGCCCGAGACCCACCACGGTATCTGGTCATAAAG AGAGGGAGTGGGCCTGGAATAGACCCTGGGGCAGAGCACCACGGTCTGACGAACAAGGAGCTAGAAGAAGTAGAGCTGGAGCCAGAACTAGACCTAGATCCAGACTTGGAAGCAGAGGAGGACAACCTGACAACCACCACACTGGGCTCCGTCCTCAGCCTACCAGTTGGAACACTTACTCGGCAACGTGGG AGCCAGAGCCTTTTAAGTCCATCATCTGGATATATGCCCATGAACCAGGGTAATCTCGGGGAGGCTTGCCAG gaGTCTGCAGTTTCTCAGGGCAGTGAATGGTGCCCCCGTCCAGTCTCTCTGCACCCAATACCACGGGGACGCCTGGTATCAGAGTCATCAGAGGGCCATGTAACAGGCTCTGAGGTTGAGCTCCAGGAGAAAGTGTCAACGTGTaggagccggagccggagccggagcccACGGCCACGTGGAGACAGTGCCTACCATTCCCAGCGCCACAGTCTGCTTACTCCTGTCACCCCTCTCTCCCCACCAGGGTTAGAGGAAGAGGATGTCAATGGTTATGTCATGCCAGATACACACCTCAAAG GTACTCCCTCCTCCCGGGAAGGCACCCTTTCTTCAGTGGGTCTCAGTTCTGTCCTGGGTACTgaagaagatgatgaagatgagGAGTATGAATACATGAACCGGAGGAGAAGGCACAGTCCACCTCATCCCCCTAGGCCAAGTTCCCTTGAGGAGTTGGGTTATGAGTACATGGATGTGGGGTCAGACCTCAGTGCCTCTCTGGGCAGCACACAGAGTTGCCCACTCCACCCTGTACCAATCATGCCCACTGCTGGCACAACTCCAGATGAAGATTATGAATATATGAATCGGCAACGAGGTGGAGGTGGTCCTGGGGGTGATTATGCAGCCATGGGGGCCTGCCCAGCATCTGAGCAAGGGTATGAAGAGATGAGAGCTTTTCAGGGGCCTGGACATCAGGCCCCCCACATCCATTATGCCCGCCTAAAAACTCTACGTAGCTTAGAGGCTACAGACTCTGCCTTTGATAACCCTGACTACTGGCATAGCAGGCTTTTCCCCAAGGCTAATGCCCAGAGAACATAA